In Bos taurus isolate L1 Dominette 01449 registration number 42190680 breed Hereford chromosome 11, ARS-UCD2.0, whole genome shotgun sequence, one DNA window encodes the following:
- the GEMIN6 gene encoding gem-associated protein 6: protein MNEWMKKGPLEWQDYTYKAVSVTASDKEYKGWVLTTDPVSANIVLVNFLEDGSMSVTGIMGHAVQTVEIVNEGDHSVREKLMHLFMSGDCKAYSPEDLEKRKNSLKKWLEKNHIPITEQRDSRKTLCVAGVLTIDPPYGPENCNSSNEIILSRVQDLIQGHLEASQ from the exons atgaatgaatggatgaagaaaggCCCCTTAGAATGGCAAGATTACACTTACAAAGCGGTCAGCGTAACAGCCAGTGACAAGGAGTATAAAGGATGGGTTTTAACCACAGACCCAGTCTCTGCCAA TATTGTCCTCGTGAACTTCCTTGAAGATGGCAGCATGTCTGTGACTGGAATTATGGGACATGCTGTACAGACTGTTGAAATTGTGAATGAAGGGGACCATAGCGTGCGAGAGAAGCTGATGCATTTGTTCATGTCTGGAGACTGCAAAGCATACAGCCCTGAGGATCTGGAAAAGAGGAAGAACAGCCTGAAGAAATGGCTGGAGAAGAATCACATCCCCATCACCGAACAGAGAGATTCACGAAAGACTCTCTGTGTGGCTGGGGTCTTGACTATAGACCCACCGTATGGTCCAGAAAATTGCAACAGTTCTAATGAGATTATTTTGTCCCGTGTTCAGGATCTTATTCAAGGACATCTTGAAGCTTCCCAATGA